The following nucleotide sequence is from Gemmatimonadota bacterium.
GTCTTCCCTGATGCTCACCGCTGATGTTTATAAACCCCTCGCCGCCGATGGTTTCTTTTCATTTATTTCCGGCTGGAATGACGACACCTTTGGTTGGAAGCCCAATCCGGGCGGCAATGGTTTTACGGAATTTGACGATATGGATTACCGCGTAGGTGCCGAATGGATGTACCAGCTTTCTGAAGATTCGGCTTTTGCTCTGCGCAGTGGCTATTCCTATGATAAAGACGGCAAACGCAATTTTCCCACCTTTGGGCTGGGCTTGAAATACAACTGGGCAAATTTCGATATCTCGTATTTTGTGCCGACAGAAGATACGCCTGCCAGCAATACATTCCGCTTCACGGGTGGATTTATATTTTAATCCTCGCAGGTTCAGCAAACTGACTCTCTTTGCGACGAAGACATCAATTGAAATACAATGCTAAATCTCTTGAGATATAATGCCAAACCTCGCCTTCTCGCGCTCGGTGCTGCCAGTTTGCTGAACTTCACGCTCTTAATTTCGCCTCTTTTCTCCCAAAATAGTAGTCCCCCCTCTTCGGATTTTAATGGCAATGGTGTCGTCGATTTTCCCGACTTCTTACTATTTGTCACCGCGTTTGGATCTCAAGCTGGTCAAGAGCGGTACGATGCGAAATACGATCTGGATGGAAATGGCGAGATTGCATTTGACGATTTTCTGTTATTTGTCGATAGCTTTGCGGCATCATCACAGCCACCCCCCCCCAGCGATCCACGCCTGACGCGGATTGAACTACCTGAAGGATTCCACATTCGCATATACGCCGAAGGGGTAACAGGCGCTCGCTCGATGAGCCTCAGCCCAGATGGCACCCTGTTTGTCGGCACTCGCCCCAGCGGCCGCGTGTACGCACTGCGCGACGAAGACGGCGACCACAAAGCAGAGCGGGTCATCGTCCTCGCCCGCGGCCTGAATAACCCCAACGGCGTCGCCGTTAAAGATGGCGACCTGTACGTAGCCGAAATCAACCGCATCCTGCGCTATACCAATATCGAAGCACAACTCGACAACCCGCCGCAACCTGAAATCGTCAACGACGCTTTCCCCACGAATCGATCGCACGGCTGGAAGTTCATCCGCTTTGGTCCCGACGGTTTGCTGTACGTACCTGTCGGCGCGCCGTGCAACATCTGCAATCGCGGAGACCCATACGCATCAATCGGAAGATTGGACACCAATAGCAACTTCAGCATCATAGCGCGGGGCATTCGCAACACAGTCGGCTTCGATTGGCATCCAGAAACGGGTGAACTGTGGTTCACGGACAATGGAAGAGACAGAATGGGCGACGATGTACCACCGGACGAACTGAACAGAATAACCGCCAATGAACAGCACTTCGGCTATCCCTACTGCCACGGCACCAACATCGCCGATCCCGTATTCGGCGATCAGCGTAGCTGCGGCGAGTTCGTTGCGCCGGTCCAGAATCTCGGCCCGCACGTAGCGGCTCTTGGAATGCGCTTCTACACCGGCGACATGTTTCCAGAGGAATACCGCAATCAAATCTTCATCGCCGAACACGGATCCTGGAATCGCAGCAGCAAAATCGGCTACCGCGTCACCCTGGTGCGCCTGAACGGCAATAGGGCGGTCAGCTACGAACCATTCGCAAAAGGCTGGCTTCAGGGCGAATCGAACTGGGGAAGGCCAGTCGATGTGCTCGTTATGCCCGACGGTTCCCTGCTGGTATCGGACGACCAGGCCGGTCTAATCTACCGCATCAGCTATTCACACTGATCTCGCATTATGAATCTGACCCCACGCTTGATAACCCTTCTGTGCAGATGCGGGATACCCTGCACAATCTTCCTGTATCTTATGGCTCTTTTTGTACAGCCCATTATGGCTGCGGATACCTATCGCTTCTTAGCCTTGCGCGTCT
It contains:
- a CDS encoding sorbosone dehydrogenase family protein: MLNLLRYNAKPRLLALGAASLLNFTLLISPLFSQNSSPPSSDFNGNGVVDFPDFLLFVTAFGSQAGQERYDAKYDLDGNGEIAFDDFLLFVDSFAASSQPPPPSDPRLTRIELPEGFHIRIYAEGVTGARSMSLSPDGTLFVGTRPSGRVYALRDEDGDHKAERVIVLARGLNNPNGVAVKDGDLYVAEINRILRYTNIEAQLDNPPQPEIVNDAFPTNRSHGWKFIRFGPDGLLYVPVGAPCNICNRGDPYASIGRLDTNSNFSIIARGIRNTVGFDWHPETGELWFTDNGRDRMGDDVPPDELNRITANEQHFGYPYCHGTNIADPVFGDQRSCGEFVAPVQNLGPHVAALGMRFYTGDMFPEEYRNQIFIAEHGSWNRSSKIGYRVTLVRLNGNRAVSYEPFAKGWLQGESNWGRPVDVLVMPDGSLLVSDDQAGLIYRISYSH